Below is a window of Campylobacter concisus DNA.
CCGCTTCATATCACAACCTTTTTTCTTTTACTGCAAATCATTATCTTCTTTCCTGTTCTATTAACCATTCTTTTACACTCTCCAGTCTATATAATATTCTTTTACCTATTCTTATATATGGTAAAGGAGGTATCTTTGCTTTACGTTTCTCAGTATAATTTACACTAAATCTAAGCCTAGTTTGTTTATCTATGCTTATTCCAAATAATTCTTCGAACTGCTCTGGAGTAATAAATTCATTCTTTTTTTCTATTTTTTCATCTACTACATCAATCATAAAAAGACAACCTCCTAAAAAATCTAATATCATTTTATATCTCAAAACCTTATACTACTCTTAATACATTAACAAATAATTTTAGATTTGCTAAAATAAATAAAAAAAGGAAATTTATGAAAACAAATGGATGCGGCGACAAACTAAGAAGATTACGCAATGCCTATGGACTTACTCAGAGTGAGTTTGGTGATAAGATCGGAATAAGTAGAGTTAGGGTAAATTCTTATGAAAATAATATAAACCCACTTCCTATACAAGTCAAATACAAAATTGCTGAAGCTACTGGTTTTGGAATTGACTACTTTGATACAGATATTGATATAGCTACTGCAATCAGCAAATATAATATTGAAACCGACAATGGCAAGCTTCAAATAAGAGCTAATTCTGAAAGTATTTGCACAATTTATGATGATCTATATGATTTTGCAAACCAAAAAGAAAGCATTGATCCTTACTTACAAAGTATTAAAATTCTTTCAAAACTGTTTAATCTATCAAAGCCATATGACTATAATTTTATTACCGTAACAAACAATAAGGCAGCACCATTCGCAACAGATGGAGATATTTTAATTATTGTAAGAGATAACATCCCAAGAGATAATACCCTCTTAGTTTTAAGAGTTAATAATGAGGTATTAATTAAGTATTGCCGTATAAACCCTTTTAATCAAAACCTTAAGTTTTTTTCAAGCAAAGATGATTTCTCCAATATTGAACTTTCTCAAAATGAACTTAATAAAATAGAAATTTTAGGATACGTCATAAACATTTTTAAGAACTATCAACCTAAATATATTGAAGAGTGATTTTAAAAATTTATTTTCTCTTTATTTGTCTGGGGTTTGGGGGCTTGCCCCCATGTTTTAAATAAAAGTCCAAATTTTGCTAAAGCAAAATTTGGTTTACCTATTGTCTATTGTTTTTAGCTCTTTTTTCAAAAAGACAATAGTATCCCTTCCTTTATACTTTCGTAAGTGTAATATATTTTTTAGCAATAATAAACAACTAATTATAAGTCTTATATAATTAATG
It encodes the following:
- a CDS encoding DNA-binding protein, which produces MIDVVDEKIEKKNEFITPEQFEELFGISIDKQTRLRFSVNYTEKRKAKIPPLPYIRIGKRILYRLESVKEWLIEQERR
- a CDS encoding helix-turn-helix domain-containing protein, producing MKTNGCGDKLRRLRNAYGLTQSEFGDKIGISRVRVNSYENNINPLPIQVKYKIAEATGFGIDYFDTDIDIATAISKYNIETDNGKLQIRANSESICTIYDDLYDFANQKESIDPYLQSIKILSKLFNLSKPYDYNFITVTNNKAAPFATDGDILIIVRDNIPRDNTLLVLRVNNEVLIKYCRINPFNQNLKFFSSKDDFSNIELSQNELNKIEILGYVINIFKNYQPKYIEE